The following nucleotide sequence is from Tepidibacillus fermentans.
AAAAAATAATGATTGTGAAAAAGATTATATTTTTCTTTTGAAGTCGAATATTTAGTTTTGGAATCGTAAATCTTCTTCTTTTTCCCCAACGAGGCATTTTCCCATCCTCCTCTCTTTTAACATACATATTCGATCTAGGACGACATCTGAACACTTGGATAAAAAAAACTGATTCTTATTTATACCCAACCTTTAAAGTCTTTGCTAAAATGAGAAGGATAGGAAGGTGATCGAATTGGCAATCGATTTTACATATCAAGGAAAAGAGTACCCCACATTAGTGGAATTAGCAAAAGCGCTACCTCTTAATTCAGCTAAGTTAGTTCAATGGACAGAAGATGCCGATCGGTTTGCAGCCGAAGCAGGGTCTCTTTGTTACGAAAGCGAACCTCGATTAGGCATTGTGAATCATTGTCGCGATAGTGGTCATAATACTGTCTTGGAACACAATATTTTTAGTTTCGTAAAAAAAGTTCCGATCTTTGTTGCTAGACAAGATATGAGAGCGAGACATGCATCATTTGACGAAAGAAGTTTGCGCTATGTTCGCTTAAAAGATGGAGGATTCGAATATTATATCCCGCCAGAATTAAAGAAACCTGGCCGAGAAGAAGAATTAAACCAGTGGATCTACCATCATGAAAAAGCCTTTGAGTTATATGGCCATTATACAGATGAGGAAATTATGGAAAATGAAAGAGCAAGAGCATTGTTGCCATTAGGAATTGCAACAATGTATGTGGATTCGCGAAATGCGGTGGGTTGGCGACATCACACCATGAAACGGCTATGTTTGCGTGCTCAAGAAGAAATCCGTTTATTATATCGTTCCATTGTCAATCAGTTAGTAGAAAAAGCTCCTCGGTTGTTTGGGGATTTGAATATGCCTTGTTTCATGAAACAAGGATGCGGGGAAGCGAAAACTTGTGGATTGATCGAACTTGATCCTGTAACAAGACGTGCAGTCGCTTATGAGAAGAAATTAAAGCGGAGTCAAGTTCCTGTGGAAACGAAGTTGTAATTTAAGATGATATTGAAAAATCCTCTCCATTTTAGGAGAGGATTTTTTGCGAGGTGTATTCTGTTTTAGAGAGATTGATCAACTTCATTTTCTTCGTCATCATGTTCTCTTTTTTCTTTTTTCTCTTTCACTTTTTCCTCTATCTTTTCTTTTACTT
It contains:
- the thyX gene encoding FAD-dependent thymidylate synthase, producing the protein MIELAIDFTYQGKEYPTLVELAKALPLNSAKLVQWTEDADRFAAEAGSLCYESEPRLGIVNHCRDSGHNTVLEHNIFSFVKKVPIFVARQDMRARHASFDERSLRYVRLKDGGFEYYIPPELKKPGREEELNQWIYHHEKAFELYGHYTDEEIMENERARALLPLGIATMYVDSRNAVGWRHHTMKRLCLRAQEEIRLLYRSIVNQLVEKAPRLFGDLNMPCFMKQGCGEAKTCGLIELDPVTRRAVAYEKKLKRSQVPVETKL